In Streptomyces violaceusniger Tu 4113, one DNA window encodes the following:
- a CDS encoding 2-hydroxyacid dehydrogenase yields the protein MWLPIPPEEIDGLPDTLEYAHWDGGPDFPTDPARCAFYCVPYMKPPQVCTRPLSAMTNLRVVQTLTAGIDHIKPALADLAPGVRLCNARGVHDASTAELALTLILASLRGIPDFVRGQDAEEWRSGFRPALADKSVLIVGYGAIGSAIEDRLVPFECERVARVARSPRTTERGPVHPIDQLPQLLPEADVVVLVTPLTEATRGLAGSEFLSRMKDGALLVNVSRGGVVDTKALLTEVESGRLRAALDVTDPEPLPAGHPLWHAPGVLISPHVGGPTSAFLPRAKRLLRDQLNRFARGESLAHLVATTG from the coding sequence GTGTGGCTGCCCATCCCGCCCGAGGAGATCGACGGCCTGCCCGACACCCTCGAATACGCCCACTGGGACGGCGGCCCCGACTTCCCCACCGACCCGGCGCGCTGCGCGTTCTACTGCGTCCCGTACATGAAGCCGCCGCAGGTGTGCACCCGCCCGCTGTCGGCCATGACCAACCTGCGGGTAGTGCAGACCCTCACCGCCGGAATAGACCACATCAAGCCCGCGCTGGCGGACCTCGCCCCCGGGGTACGGCTGTGCAACGCACGCGGGGTGCACGACGCGAGCACCGCCGAGCTCGCCCTCACCCTGATCCTGGCCTCGCTGCGCGGTATCCCCGACTTCGTCCGGGGCCAGGACGCCGAGGAGTGGCGCTCCGGCTTCCGCCCCGCGCTCGCCGACAAGTCCGTACTGATCGTCGGCTACGGGGCCATCGGCAGCGCGATCGAGGACCGGCTTGTGCCCTTTGAGTGCGAGCGGGTGGCGCGCGTCGCGCGCTCCCCGCGCACGACCGAGCGCGGCCCGGTGCATCCGATCGACCAACTGCCCCAATTGCTTCCGGAGGCCGATGTGGTGGTGCTGGTGACCCCGCTCACCGAGGCCACCCGCGGCCTGGCCGGGTCGGAGTTCCTCTCGCGGATGAAGGACGGGGCGCTGCTGGTGAACGTCTCCCGTGGTGGGGTCGTGGACACCAAGGCCCTGCTCACCGAGGTGGAGTCGGGCCGGCTGCGGGCCGCGCTCGATGTGACCGACCCCGAACCACTGCCCGCCGGGCATCCGCTGTGGCACGCTCCAGGGGTGCTCATCTCCCCGCATGTGGGCGGCCCCACGTCGGCCTTCCTCCCGCGCGCCAAGCGGCTGTTGAGGGATCAGCTCAACCGCTTCGCACGCGGCGAGTCGCTGGCACATCTCGTCGCCACGACGGGGTAG